The proteins below come from a single Tissierella sp. MB52-C2 genomic window:
- a CDS encoding DUF4367 domain-containing protein, with translation MIDRNIKDEFSNKIDECFQGIDDLNSIDSEEYEKVLEITKALANKDFSKDSNRKEVFDKTLKNINEYRGEDEMKKGKKIKHPIAKVASFLLIGVLSVSAMQTSFAQDIIDKIVKIISLKNIEAVQIEPEKKSYLIPENLKGKIFDKDGNMLEVFQEEGIGTRKIYTADGQEIANIDEESGEIITVADKELLRKEEYLVIKDADELNSYTCFNVILPSYLPDGYKFDRAEFYKDEDGIAENSKYIDLYFVNQNTGKNIYMQQSLSDEETAFGIATDGKIEEVKVNNEKAILMNERSIYWEYNDVLYSLMGRGEIGREELVKIAGSIK, from the coding sequence ATGATTGATAGAAATATTAAAGATGAATTTTCTAATAAGATAGATGAGTGTTTTCAAGGAATAGATGATTTAAACAGTATAGATTCAGAAGAATACGAGAAAGTTTTAGAGATAACTAAGGCTTTAGCCAATAAAGATTTTAGCAAAGACAGTAATAGAAAAGAAGTATTTGATAAAACATTAAAAAATATTAATGAATATAGAGGAGAAGATGAAATGAAAAAAGGAAAGAAAATTAAACATCCAATTGCTAAAGTTGCATCATTTTTGTTAATAGGGGTATTAAGTGTTTCAGCAATGCAAACATCATTTGCACAGGATATTATAGATAAAATAGTCAAGATTATATCCCTCAAAAATATAGAAGCTGTGCAAATTGAACCTGAGAAAAAATCATACTTAATTCCTGAGAATTTAAAAGGAAAAATATTTGATAAGGATGGCAATATGCTAGAAGTATTCCAAGAAGAAGGCATAGGTACTAGGAAAATATATACAGCTGATGGCCAGGAAATTGCTAATATAGATGAAGAAAGTGGAGAGATAATAACAGTAGCAGATAAAGAATTGCTAAGAAAAGAAGAATATCTTGTAATCAAAGATGCTGACGAATTGAATAGCTATACTTGCTTTAATGTAATTCTTCCAAGCTACTTACCAGATGGATATAAATTTGACAGAGCAGAATTTTATAAAGATGAAGACGGTATTGCGGAAAATAGTAAATATATTGATCTATATTTTGTTAATCAAAATACAGGAAAAAATATCTATATGCAACAAAGTTTATCGGATGAAGAGACAGCATTTGGTATAGCAACAGACGGAAAAATAGAGGAAGTCAAAGTTAATAATGAAAAAGCTATTCTTATGAATGAAAGAAGTATTTATTGGGAATATAATGATGTCCTTTATAGTTTGATGGGAAGAGGAGAAATAGGTAGAGAAGAATTAGTAAAAATTGCAGGTTCTATCAAATAA
- a CDS encoding sigma-70 family RNA polymerase sigma factor — MYRATLANTLKIEKTKENIYNEQDFSYIFETYYKRVYNFIYYQVSCQYTAEDLTSQTFLKAMININKYSKDKSPFEVWLFAIAKNIVNDHFRNRKKYNIFSIDGVKELISKMKTPEEIIEISETNDELLKALKILDPREKSIISLRFGAELKNKEIAEILDLTPNNVGIILYRIMKKLKIELEKEE, encoded by the coding sequence ATGTATCGAGCAACTTTGGCAAATACCCTCAAAATAGAAAAAACTAAAGAAAATATATATAATGAGCAAGATTTTTCTTATATTTTTGAAACCTATTATAAAAGGGTGTACAATTTTATATATTATCAAGTTAGTTGTCAATATACTGCAGAAGATTTGACTAGTCAAACGTTTTTAAAAGCTATGATCAATATAAATAAATATTCAAAAGACAAATCACCATTTGAAGTATGGCTATTCGCCATAGCTAAGAATATAGTAAATGATCATTTTAGAAATAGGAAAAAATATAATATTTTTTCTATTGATGGAGTGAAGGAATTAATATCAAAGATGAAAACTCCAGAAGAAATAATAGAAATATCAGAAACAAATGATGAACTTCTAAAGGCATTAAAGATATTAGATCCAAGAGAAAAAAGCATTATATCTCTTAGGTTTGGAGCAGAACTGAAGAACAAAGAAATCGCAGAGATATTAGATCTTACTCCCAACAATGTAGGGATAATACTTTATAGGATAATGAAAAAGTTGAAAATAGAATTAGAAAAGGAGGAATAA
- the yidC gene encoding membrane protein insertase YidC encodes MSNLLSSVLNILFNFTNDWGLAIVALTILVKVLLLPLSIKQKMALLKQREFTTEIDEIRKKYRDNETKMNEELTKYYTKNGSSLLGSFTGLIQIPILIILFNVIKANSVDTGSILVPWASSLKSYDTSYIIPLVYALVSISPNLLNYIGYLRRFDESKPLKQNIVSIIIISIILTSRSPVGIGIYFITSSIITFIEELIYRLILRNNYLKQI; translated from the coding sequence ATGTCTAATTTATTAAGCAGTGTTTTAAATATATTATTTAACTTTACTAATGACTGGGGTTTGGCCATAGTGGCGTTAACTATATTAGTTAAAGTTTTATTACTACCATTATCTATAAAACAAAAAATGGCTTTATTAAAACAGCGAGAGTTTACAACAGAAATTGATGAAATAAGGAAAAAATATAGAGATAACGAAACAAAAATGAACGAGGAACTAACTAAGTATTATACTAAAAATGGCTCCAGTTTATTAGGCTCTTTTACAGGTTTAATTCAAATTCCAATACTAATAATTTTATTCAATGTTATTAAGGCAAACAGTGTAGATACAGGTTCTATATTAGTACCGTGGGCTTCAAGCCTAAAATCTTATGACACTAGCTATATAATACCTTTAGTATATGCATTGGTTTCAATAAGTCCTAATTTATTAAACTATATAGGATATTTAAGAAGATTTGATGAAAGTAAACCTTTAAAGCAAAATATAGTAAGCATTATCATTATATCAATTATATTAACGTCTAGAAGTCCAGTTGGTATAGGAATATACTTTATAACAAGTAGTATAATTACATTTATTGAAGAATTGATTTATAGACTGATATTAAGAAATAATTATTTAAAGCAAATATAA